In one Candidatus Polarisedimenticolia bacterium genomic region, the following are encoded:
- a CDS encoding Rieske (2Fe-2S) protein encodes MMPIKARCGRAEEIPPGSSKVVQVNEHVVAIFNVGGELHAIDNTCPHQGGPLGEGYLEGESIVSCPWHGWTFDVRTGESPIDSEMKVRCYPVRVESGDIIIEVP; translated from the coding sequence ATGATGCCGATCAAGGCGCGCTGCGGCCGCGCGGAGGAGATCCCGCCCGGCAGCAGCAAGGTCGTGCAGGTCAACGAGCACGTGGTGGCGATTTTCAACGTGGGGGGGGAGCTGCACGCCATCGACAACACCTGCCCCCACCAGGGCGGACCGCTGGGGGAGGGGTACCTGGAGGGGGAGTCGATCGTCTCCTGTCCATGGCACGGCTGGACCTTCGACGTCCGCACGGGGGAGTCCCCCATCGACTCCGAAATGAAGGTGCGCTGCTATCCCGTCCGCGTGGAGTCGGGAGACATCATCATCGAGGTCCCCTGA
- the bcp gene encoding thioredoxin-dependent thiol peroxidase yields the protein MDALPQVGSKAPDFNLVGTGGKTVGLKDFIGKKNLVLYFYPKDSTPGCTMEACAFRDAYGDYEAHDTVILGVSRDAPDSHQTFSSKHRLPFLLLSDPSAEVATAYGVFGKKSFLGREFFGIHRATFVIDATGTIRRVYPKVKVREHAEEVLEFVRTELA from the coding sequence ATGGACGCGTTACCGCAGGTGGGCTCGAAGGCTCCCGATTTCAATCTGGTGGGGACCGGGGGCAAGACCGTGGGCCTGAAGGATTTCATCGGCAAGAAGAACCTCGTGCTCTACTTCTATCCGAAAGACTCGACCCCGGGATGCACCATGGAAGCCTGCGCCTTCCGCGACGCGTACGGGGACTACGAGGCGCACGACACCGTCATCCTCGGGGTGAGCCGCGACGCGCCGGACTCGCACCAGACCTTCTCCAGCAAGCACCGGCTGCCCTTCCTCCTGTTGAGCGATCCGAGCGCCGAGGTCGCCACCGCCTACGGCGTCTTCGGCAAGAAGAGCTTTCTCGGTCGCGAGTTCTTCGGCATCCACCGGGCCACGTTCGTCATCGACGCCACCGGCACCATCCGTCGCGTCTACCCCAAGGTCAAGGTGCGGGAGCACGCCGAAGAAGTCCTGGAGTTCGTCCGGACCGAGCTCGCCTGA
- a CDS encoding aspartate ammonia-lyase yields the protein MRARSRRRRVRLERDPLGSLAVPADAYYGIQTRRAMLNFPISGRRLPPVFVRAYAHIKHAAAGVNVSLGLLDRRRGAAIRRAASEILAGRHLDQMVIDVYQAGAGTSQNMNLNEVLANRAIEILGGDRGDYSVVHPNDHVNLSQSTNDTFPSALRISVLLALPGLLRSLRACEAELRALERRFHDTVKTARTHLQDAVPITLGREFGAFATMVDRAARRVREASAPLSRLNLGGTAAGTGLNAHPRYASRVARALSRQTGLRLLPAGDPVETAMSTADFAAFSAALRGAAIDLGKIASDLRLLASGPVAGLAEIRLPAVQPGSSMMPGKVNPVMCEMLNMVCFQVIGCDETVAWAAAAGQLELNVMLPVIAHNVLESIALLEAAVAAVARRGLRGIRADTARCRFYFERSPTLATALAPVLGYAKAAEMAKESIRTGKTIATLAIESGLLKREAIRRALDPDRLTRPGILKAVRPARLRRRGRDASGSARSRRD from the coding sequence ATGAGAGCCCGAAGTCGCCGCCGGCGGGTGCGGCTCGAGCGCGATCCGCTCGGGAGCCTGGCCGTGCCGGCGGACGCCTACTACGGCATCCAGACCCGACGCGCGATGCTCAACTTCCCGATCAGCGGCCGCCGCCTTCCTCCCGTCTTCGTCCGCGCGTACGCCCACATCAAGCACGCGGCCGCGGGCGTAAACGTGTCGCTGGGGCTTCTGGATCGAAGGCGGGGTGCGGCGATCCGCCGGGCGGCGTCCGAGATTCTCGCCGGACGCCACCTGGACCAGATGGTGATCGATGTGTACCAGGCCGGTGCGGGAACGTCCCAGAACATGAACCTGAACGAGGTCCTCGCGAACCGGGCGATCGAGATCCTCGGCGGAGATCGCGGGGACTATTCCGTGGTCCACCCGAACGATCACGTCAACCTGTCGCAGTCCACGAACGACACCTTCCCGTCCGCCTTGCGCATCAGCGTCCTCCTGGCCCTGCCCGGCCTTCTCCGCTCGCTGCGGGCGTGCGAGGCGGAGCTGCGGGCGCTGGAGCGCCGGTTCCACGACACCGTGAAGACGGCGCGCACGCACCTGCAGGACGCGGTGCCGATCACGCTGGGCCGGGAATTCGGCGCCTTCGCCACGATGGTGGACCGCGCCGCCCGCCGCGTCCGGGAGGCCTCGGCACCTCTCTCCCGGCTGAATCTTGGCGGAACGGCGGCGGGGACCGGCCTGAACGCCCACCCGCGCTATGCGAGCCGCGTGGCCCGCGCGCTCTCCCGGCAGACCGGCCTTCGTCTTCTCCCGGCCGGGGACCCGGTGGAGACCGCGATGTCGACCGCCGATTTCGCGGCCTTCTCCGCGGCGCTGCGCGGGGCGGCGATCGACCTGGGAAAGATCGCCTCCGACCTGCGCCTGCTGGCGTCCGGCCCCGTCGCGGGACTGGCGGAAATCCGGCTGCCCGCCGTGCAGCCGGGATCCTCGATGATGCCGGGCAAGGTCAATCCGGTGATGTGCGAGATGCTGAACATGGTCTGCTTCCAGGTGATCGGCTGTGACGAGACGGTCGCCTGGGCCGCCGCGGCCGGGCAGCTCGAGCTGAACGTCATGCTGCCGGTGATCGCCCACAATGTCCTCGAGTCGATCGCCCTCCTGGAGGCGGCGGTCGCGGCGGTCGCGCGGCGCGGACTTCGGGGGATCCGGGCCGACACCGCGCGCTGCCGTTTCTATTTCGAGAGGAGCCCGACCCTGGCGACGGCCCTGGCGCCCGTCCTGGGCTACGCGAAGGCGGCGGAGATGGCGAAGGAGTCCATCCGGACCGGGAAGACGATCGCGACCCTCGCGATCGAGAGCGGCCTGTTGAAGCGGGAGGCCATCCGCCGCGCCCTCGACCCGGATCGCCTGACGCGACCGGGCATTTTGAAGGCCGTGCGGCCGGCGCGTCTCAGGCGCCGCGGGCGCGACGCTTCAGGCTCCGCGCGATCGCGTAGAGACTGA
- a CDS encoding peptidylprolyl isomerase: protein MPSPLRRSLLFGSARAVRVPALLGLLLLACAPGLAAPGAGEAPADSVARVNGRPILRRDFEAAVQLQFRGRRPGRDGLKELQSVREKVLEQLIENELLYQKASKADAAVPEERIEAEFKTLRDGFPSASEFADVLKETGVTEAEIKEQLRRTLIVTRFVDREVLSGLEVTDEEVRRYYDQNPAEMVRPEAVRLSQIMVRVTPSASQAERAAARQKIEAILKELRAGEDFAQLARRHSEGAEAAAGGDAGLLIRGKGPPAIEKVAFSLEPGMVSDVIESRYGLHIIKVASRRPEGPIPFEDAKNAIRARLLARGREARIRAYVDRLKEQAKVERSLPAAS from the coding sequence ATGCCTTCCCCTCTCCGTCGTTCCCTGCTCTTCGGCAGCGCCCGGGCCGTGCGCGTCCCCGCCCTCCTCGGGCTGCTGCTCCTGGCCTGCGCCCCGGGGCTCGCGGCGCCGGGCGCGGGGGAGGCCCCCGCGGATTCCGTCGCCAGGGTCAATGGCCGGCCGATCCTGCGGCGCGACTTCGAGGCGGCCGTGCAGCTCCAGTTCCGCGGCCGGCGGCCGGGACGGGACGGGCTCAAGGAGCTGCAGTCGGTGCGCGAGAAGGTCCTGGAGCAGCTGATCGAGAACGAGCTTCTGTACCAGAAGGCGTCCAAGGCCGATGCCGCGGTCCCGGAGGAGCGGATCGAAGCGGAATTCAAGACCCTGCGGGACGGCTTCCCGTCCGCCTCGGAGTTCGCGGACGTCCTGAAGGAGACCGGGGTCACCGAGGCCGAGATCAAGGAGCAGCTCCGAAGGACCCTGATCGTGACGCGCTTCGTCGACCGGGAGGTCCTGTCCGGGCTCGAAGTGACGGACGAGGAGGTCCGGCGCTATTACGATCAGAACCCGGCCGAGATGGTGCGCCCCGAAGCCGTGCGCCTGAGCCAGATCATGGTGCGCGTCACCCCCTCGGCCTCGCAGGCGGAGCGGGCCGCCGCCCGCCAGAAGATCGAGGCGATCCTCAAGGAGCTCCGCGCCGGAGAGGACTTCGCCCAGCTGGCGCGCAGGCATTCCGAGGGGGCCGAGGCCGCCGCGGGCGGCGACGCGGGGCTCCTCATCAGGGGGAAGGGGCCCCCCGCCATCGAGAAGGTGGCGTTCTCGCTGGAGCCCGGCATGGTCAGCGACGTGATCGAGTCGCGCTACGGCCTGCACATCATCAAGGTCGCGTCCAGGCGGCCGGAGGGCCCGATCCCGTTCGAGGACGCCAAGAATGCGATCCGCGCCCGGCTCCTGGCGCGCGGGCGCGAGGCGCGGATCCGCGCCTACGTCGATCGCCTCAAGGAGCAGGCCAAGGTGGAGCGCAGTCTGCCTGCCGCGTCCTGA
- a CDS encoding Mrp/NBP35 family ATP-binding protein: MSAPRNEPAIVLDALRTVKDPELNVDIVSLGMIENLLVDGDKVSLTVNLTTPGCPLKAQIEKDVRDALSRLPGVASVDLKMGAKVRRSIETEGGLIPEVANVVAIGSGKGGVGKSTVSVNLALAFARAGAAVGLMDADIYGPNDPQMLGLKLKPEVQDRKLLPVPIHGIKMMSMAFFLKEDEPVVWRGPMLHGAMKQFLGDVLWGKLDYLFIDLPPGTGDVQLTLSQIIPLTGAVLVTTPQDVALLDVRKAAAMFRKVNVPILGVVENMSYFGCPHCGERVEIFSHGGGKRVAEQFETAFLGEIPLDVRLRQGGDDGRPVVVYDPKSGPALAFKDMAEKLAAIISVNTYRKYEQEITART; the protein is encoded by the coding sequence GTGAGCGCGCCGCGCAACGAGCCGGCCATCGTCCTGGACGCCCTCCGGACGGTGAAGGATCCCGAGCTGAACGTCGACATCGTCTCGCTCGGCATGATCGAGAACCTCCTCGTCGATGGGGACAAGGTCTCCCTGACGGTGAACCTCACGACCCCCGGATGTCCGCTGAAGGCCCAGATCGAGAAGGACGTCCGGGACGCCCTGTCGCGGCTTCCCGGAGTCGCCTCCGTCGACCTCAAGATGGGGGCCAAGGTACGCCGGAGTATCGAGACCGAGGGGGGGCTGATCCCGGAGGTGGCGAACGTGGTCGCCATCGGCTCGGGGAAGGGGGGAGTCGGCAAGTCCACGGTGAGCGTGAACCTGGCGCTGGCCTTCGCGCGCGCCGGCGCCGCCGTCGGGCTGATGGACGCCGACATCTACGGGCCGAACGATCCGCAGATGCTGGGCCTGAAGCTGAAGCCCGAGGTGCAGGACCGCAAGCTCCTGCCGGTGCCGATCCACGGCATCAAGATGATGTCGATGGCCTTCTTCCTGAAGGAGGACGAGCCGGTCGTCTGGCGCGGTCCCATGCTGCACGGCGCCATGAAGCAGTTCCTGGGGGACGTGCTGTGGGGGAAGCTCGACTATCTCTTCATCGACCTGCCGCCCGGCACCGGCGACGTCCAGCTCACCCTGTCCCAGATCATCCCCCTGACCGGGGCGGTGCTGGTTACGACCCCGCAGGACGTGGCCCTCCTCGACGTGCGCAAGGCGGCGGCGATGTTCCGGAAGGTGAACGTGCCGATCCTCGGCGTGGTCGAGAACATGTCCTACTTCGGCTGCCCGCACTGCGGCGAGCGGGTCGAGATCTTCAGCCACGGCGGCGGCAAGCGGGTGGCGGAGCAGTTCGAGACGGCGTTCCTGGGAGAGATTCCGCTCGACGTCCGGCTGCGGCAGGGGGGCGATGACGGCCGCCCCGTCGTCGTGTACGATCCGAAGTCCGGCCCGGCCCTCGCGTTCAAGGACATGGCCGAAAAGCTCGCGGCGATCATCAGCGTCAACACGTACAGGAAGTACGAGCAGGAGATCACGGCCCGGACCTGA
- a CDS encoding SAM-dependent methyltransferase: MAASDTRDRLEAEIAAEIAGRGPIPFARFMEMCLYHPTHGYYTRGLGGGGGRDYLTSSGLHRAFGALIARQAEEMWRRTGRPDPYLFVEFGPGEGHFAWDFLQEAARHDGFLRALRYLMVEPSRALRDRQRARLGGRGAAPVSWLTEPELDARAKFAGCLFANEVLDAFPVHRVVGTPDGPREIHVASRDGRLEEITGPLSSDALGRFLADSEITLEDGQEVDLNLAAPCWVAWAAGLLQRGHMVLVDYGYEARDLYVPARPRGTLLAYHRHRVNEEFLLRPGEQDLTAHVDFTAVKRAAETAGARLLGLTTQSRFLLALGALDFLAVPAAVAAGGPGQVPVPVARRVEAIEEREALKDLVLPGGMGDRFKVLVLGVGEVTRDLTGLSRPWAGTLEAAAATPLPPPRGAAAEDAEDRS, encoded by the coding sequence ATGGCTGCCTCCGACACCCGTGACCGCCTCGAGGCTGAAATCGCCGCGGAGATCGCCGGCCGCGGGCCGATCCCCTTCGCCCGGTTCATGGAGATGTGCCTGTACCACCCGACCCACGGATATTACACGCGGGGTCTCGGGGGCGGCGGCGGGCGGGACTATCTCACGAGCAGCGGCCTGCATCGCGCCTTCGGGGCGCTGATCGCCCGCCAGGCCGAGGAGATGTGGCGGCGTACCGGCCGCCCCGACCCGTACCTGTTCGTCGAGTTCGGTCCCGGTGAGGGGCACTTCGCCTGGGATTTCCTGCAGGAAGCGGCGCGGCACGACGGGTTTCTACGGGCCCTTCGGTACCTGATGGTCGAACCGAGCCGCGCCCTCAGGGATCGCCAGCGCGCCCGACTGGGAGGGCGCGGTGCAGCCCCGGTCTCGTGGCTGACCGAGCCGGAGCTCGACGCGCGGGCCAAGTTCGCCGGATGCCTGTTCGCGAACGAGGTCCTGGACGCTTTTCCGGTGCACCGCGTCGTGGGCACGCCGGACGGGCCGCGGGAGATCCACGTCGCCTCGCGGGACGGTCGGCTGGAGGAAATCACGGGACCGCTGTCGAGCGACGCGTTGGGACGATTCCTCGCCGACTCGGAGATCACTCTCGAGGACGGTCAGGAGGTCGACCTGAACCTGGCCGCCCCCTGCTGGGTGGCCTGGGCCGCCGGCCTGCTGCAGCGCGGCCACATGGTGCTCGTGGACTATGGATACGAGGCCCGCGATCTCTACGTCCCGGCGCGCCCTCGTGGCACGCTCCTGGCGTATCACCGGCATCGAGTCAACGAGGAGTTTCTCCTGAGGCCCGGAGAGCAGGATCTCACCGCGCACGTCGATTTCACCGCCGTGAAGCGCGCGGCGGAGACCGCCGGCGCGCGCCTCCTGGGCCTCACGACCCAATCGCGGTTCCTTCTCGCGCTGGGAGCGCTCGATTTCCTGGCGGTGCCGGCGGCCGTCGCGGCCGGCGGTCCCGGGCAGGTGCCTGTCCCCGTGGCACGGCGGGTCGAGGCGATCGAGGAACGGGAGGCTCTCAAGGACCTGGTCCTGCCCGGCGGGATGGGAGATCGCTTCAAGGTGCTCGTCCTCGGCGTGGGAGAGGTGACGCGCGACCTCACCGGGCTGTCCCGCCCCTGGGCCGGTACCCTTGAAGCGGCGGCCGCGACGCCGCTGCCGCCGCCGCGCGGCGCCGCCGCCGAGGACGCGGAGGATCGATCGTGA
- the nuoB gene encoding NADH-quinone oxidoreductase subunit NuoB — translation MDQWLLTTRLADYVAWGRKNSLWPMPMGLACCAIELMAMVAPRYDVARFGAEALRFSPRQADMMIVAGTVTKKMAPAVKRIYDQMPEPKWVIAMGACASSGGMFRSYPVVQGVDEIIPVDVYIPGCPPRPEALIEGIMQVQRLVEEQAGSGRGKALPGAAARAARTDTRTGS, via the coding sequence CTGGACCAGTGGCTGCTCACGACCCGGCTGGCCGATTACGTCGCCTGGGGCCGCAAGAACTCGCTCTGGCCGATGCCGATGGGGCTGGCCTGCTGCGCCATCGAGCTGATGGCGATGGTGGCGCCGCGCTACGACGTGGCGCGCTTCGGGGCGGAGGCGCTGCGCTTCTCGCCGCGACAGGCCGACATGATGATCGTGGCGGGGACCGTCACCAAGAAGATGGCGCCGGCGGTGAAGCGGATCTACGACCAGATGCCCGAGCCGAAATGGGTCATCGCGATGGGGGCGTGCGCCTCATCGGGAGGGATGTTCCGATCCTACCCGGTCGTTCAGGGGGTGGACGAGATCATTCCCGTGGACGTCTACATTCCCGGCTGCCCGCCGCGCCCCGAGGCCCTGATCGAAGGGATCATGCAGGTGCAGCGACTGGTGGAGGAGCAGGCGGGCTCCGGGCGGGGCAAGGCGCTCCCCGGGGCCGCCGCTCGCGCGGCCCGTACCGATACTCGGACAGGCTCCTAG
- a CDS encoding NADH-quinone oxidoreductase subunit I, which translates to MPLIGKPVNRPGRPTLLELTYLPSILKGMWITFRHLFRRKVTMQYPEQTWAMPERYRGLPALVRDQAERVKCVACFLCEYVCPPKAIHIEAQEIETGVEKGPKVFDINMLRCIMCGYCEEVCPEQAIFLTREYSTVGLSREDMIFPKEKLLEMGGIRPDSIRKWSRLVGGAEKAATGTAGGERSAVR; encoded by the coding sequence ATGCCATTGATCGGCAAGCCGGTGAATCGCCCGGGCAGACCGACCCTTCTCGAGCTGACCTACCTTCCGTCGATCCTCAAGGGGATGTGGATCACCTTCCGGCACCTGTTCCGGCGCAAGGTGACGATGCAGTACCCCGAGCAGACATGGGCGATGCCCGAGCGTTACCGCGGCCTGCCGGCCCTGGTGCGCGACCAGGCCGAGCGCGTGAAATGCGTCGCGTGCTTTCTGTGCGAGTACGTCTGCCCGCCCAAGGCCATCCACATCGAGGCGCAGGAGATCGAGACGGGTGTCGAGAAGGGACCGAAGGTGTTCGACATCAACATGCTGCGCTGCATCATGTGCGGGTATTGCGAGGAGGTCTGCCCCGAGCAGGCGATTTTCCTGACCCGGGAATACTCGACGGTCGGCCTGAGCCGCGAGGACATGATCTTCCCCAAGGAGAAGCTGCTCGAAATGGGCGGCATCCGTCCGGATTCGATCCGGAAGTGGTCGCGTCTCGTTGGCGGAGCGGAGAAGGCCGCGACCGGGACCGCGGGCGGGGAGAGGAGCGCGGTCCGTTGA
- a CDS encoding iron-sulfur cluster assembly scaffold protein, translated as MDEPLRYSDTVMDHARNPRHVGEIHGTSAVAQVGDPETGDVLRISLRIEKEIVVEARFKSFGCTAAIASGSMATTLLRGRSVEDAARLTNHDVVEALGGLPASKIQCSVLAEQAIREALRRHREAARAEREAVRCH; from the coding sequence ATGGATGAACCGCTCAGGTACAGCGACACGGTCATGGACCACGCCCGGAACCCGCGTCATGTCGGCGAGATCCATGGAACCTCCGCGGTGGCCCAGGTCGGCGACCCGGAGACGGGCGACGTCCTCAGGATCAGCCTCCGGATCGAGAAGGAGATCGTGGTCGAGGCCCGCTTCAAGAGCTTCGGTTGCACCGCGGCGATCGCCTCGGGCAGCATGGCGACGACGCTCCTCCGGGGCCGCAGCGTCGAGGACGCCGCGCGCCTGACCAACCACGATGTGGTCGAGGCGCTGGGAGGCCTGCCGGCATCGAAAATCCAGTGCTCGGTCCTGGCGGAGCAGGCGATCCGGGAGGCCCTGAGGCGCCACCGGGAGGCGGCCCGGGCGGAGCGGGAGGCGGTGCGATGCCATTGA
- a CDS encoding HEAT repeat domain-containing protein, translating into MTTDRDEKSDWKVVLQFFIVPLGLVAVLVSVFFGLQVLRTRHPDPRATLEHLKGPSRFLLPWAGDPKRWQSGYDLSLAVRSGTADGGAALAPELAAAFREAGEDPKLRRYLALALGRSGDARAGPALKEGLQDPDGATRLFCAWGLMQVGDRSSLPDLRAAVGDRDEGVRTMAVFALGELGDHEGADALRSALRDATLSVRWNAALSLARLGDGSGESVLIGILEGGGSGAGEPVDTSARLNAIRALALLKDDAARAALKRAADSGQGDEIRATARLALEAIAAEAPQALP; encoded by the coding sequence ATGACGACGGACCGGGACGAGAAGAGCGATTGGAAGGTCGTGCTGCAGTTTTTCATCGTGCCGCTCGGTCTCGTCGCGGTCCTGGTCAGCGTCTTTTTCGGGCTCCAGGTCCTGCGCACCCGCCATCCCGACCCGCGGGCGACGCTCGAGCACCTGAAGGGCCCGTCGCGGTTCCTCCTGCCGTGGGCCGGCGATCCGAAGCGCTGGCAGTCGGGATACGACCTCTCCCTCGCGGTGCGCTCCGGAACGGCCGACGGGGGGGCGGCCCTGGCGCCGGAGCTGGCCGCGGCCTTCCGGGAGGCCGGCGAGGACCCGAAGCTGCGCCGCTATCTGGCCCTGGCCCTCGGGCGGTCCGGCGACGCGCGCGCGGGCCCGGCCCTCAAGGAGGGGCTGCAGGATCCGGACGGCGCAACGCGACTCTTCTGCGCCTGGGGCCTGATGCAGGTCGGCGACCGGTCGTCCCTCCCGGATCTTCGGGCGGCGGTGGGGGACCGGGACGAGGGCGTCCGCACCATGGCCGTCTTCGCGCTGGGAGAGCTGGGGGACCATGAAGGGGCGGACGCCCTGAGGTCGGCCCTGCGCGACGCGACCCTGAGCGTGCGCTGGAACGCGGCGCTGTCCCTGGCCCGCCTGGGGGACGGCTCGGGCGAGTCGGTGCTGATCGGCATCCTCGAGGGGGGCGGGTCCGGCGCGGGGGAGCCGGTCGACACCTCGGCGCGCCTCAATGCCATCCGGGCGCTGGCCCTGCTCAAGGACGATGCCGCCCGCGCCGCGCTGAAACGCGCGGCTGATTCGGGGCAGGGGGACGAGATCCGCGCCACCGCCCGCCTGGCGCTCGAGGCGATCGCCGCGGAGGCGCCGCAGGCGTTGCCTTGA
- the moaA gene encoding GTP 3',8-cyclase MoaA, with protein sequence MTATVDSPDLRGPLVDRFARVVRSLRISVTDRCNLRCLYCMPAGPIAWFEKDRILTFEEIERVARILATLGVREIRLTGGEPLMRRDLPVLARRIAGIDGIEDLAITTNGLLLKELAEPLLQAGVGRFNVHIDSLDPAGFAAVSRRNSLDMVLEGLVELERFRAVPIKINIVLLRGINDDQIPRFVDWAWRRPYQVRFIEMMPLGGGEPFETERLVPGSEVRRRVEAIHPLVPVGRDRPSSPANVFRLAGGAGDIGFINPVTEPFCGDCDRIRLTSDGKIRTCLFSRTETDLAALLRGGGTDSEIALALRTAVRGKEAGGCLDLHQYYQERLPRKMWQIGG encoded by the coding sequence ATGACGGCCACCGTGGACAGCCCCGACCTGCGCGGTCCGCTCGTCGACCGTTTCGCGCGCGTCGTCCGCAGCCTGCGCATCTCCGTGACCGATCGCTGCAACCTGCGCTGCCTCTACTGCATGCCCGCGGGACCCATCGCCTGGTTCGAGAAGGACCGCATCCTGACCTTCGAGGAGATCGAGCGCGTGGCGCGCATCCTCGCCACGCTCGGGGTCCGCGAGATCCGGCTGACCGGAGGGGAGCCGCTGATGCGCCGCGACCTGCCGGTCCTGGCGCGCCGGATCGCGGGGATCGATGGAATCGAAGACCTGGCGATCACCACCAACGGCCTCCTGCTCAAGGAGCTGGCGGAACCGCTCCTTCAGGCCGGGGTCGGCCGGTTCAACGTCCACATCGACTCCCTGGATCCGGCCGGGTTCGCCGCGGTCAGCCGGCGGAACAGCCTCGACATGGTCCTCGAGGGGCTCGTCGAGCTCGAGCGGTTCCGCGCCGTGCCGATCAAGATCAACATCGTTCTTCTGCGCGGGATCAACGACGACCAGATTCCGCGTTTCGTCGACTGGGCGTGGCGCCGTCCCTACCAGGTGCGTTTCATCGAGATGATGCCTCTGGGCGGAGGGGAGCCGTTCGAAACGGAACGTCTGGTCCCGGGCAGCGAGGTCCGGCGTCGCGTCGAGGCGATCCACCCGCTCGTGCCGGTGGGCCGCGATCGCCCGTCGTCACCGGCCAACGTGTTCCGCCTCGCCGGAGGCGCAGGGGACATCGGATTCATCAACCCGGTCACCGAGCCGTTCTGCGGCGACTGCGACCGGATCCGGCTGACCTCCGACGGCAAGATTCGCACCTGCCTCTTCTCCCGCACCGAGACCGACCTTGCCGCCCTGCTGCGCGGAGGCGGCACCGACTCCGAGATCGCCCTCGCCCTCCGCACGGCGGTTCGCGGCAAGGAGGCGGGCGGGTGCCTGGACCTCCACCAGTACTACCAGGAACGGCTCCCGCGAAAGATGTGGCAGATCGGCGGGTAA
- a CDS encoding (2Fe-2S) ferredoxin domain-containing protein, translated as MNLPFKLHVLICTGPRCGGERHSERIRQEFRKQFVRQALPASVKDTPCLCFGLCSYGPNVIIYPDGVVYSGVGPQDVAEIVRDHLVHGRVVERLLFKKKEPAVPEGEAPEPSGEPA; from the coding sequence GTGAACCTTCCCTTCAAGCTGCACGTCCTGATCTGCACCGGACCGCGCTGCGGGGGGGAGCGCCACTCCGAGCGCATCCGGCAGGAGTTCCGCAAGCAGTTCGTCCGTCAGGCCCTGCCGGCCTCCGTCAAGGACACGCCATGTCTCTGTTTCGGACTGTGCAGCTACGGTCCGAATGTCATCATCTACCCGGACGGCGTCGTCTACAGCGGCGTGGGCCCCCAGGACGTCGCGGAAATCGTCCGCGATCATCTCGTCCATGGACGGGTGGTCGAGCGCCTGCTCTTCAAGAAGAAGGAGCCGGCAGTGCCGGAAGGCGAGGCTCCGGAACCGTCCGGGGAGCCGGCATGA
- a CDS encoding RidA family protein, with protein MPGEVEKSLEALGYRLPEVGKPLGNYVQSVRSGNLLFISGKLPKENGRLKYPGKIGREVTVEQGKEAARLAGLSVLATAKQSVEDLDRIKRVVQIVGHVAAAPGFLDAFDVIEGASEVFVKVFGERGKHTRLSLGVSELPQNACLELQAILEVE; from the coding sequence ATGCCTGGAGAAGTCGAAAAGAGCCTCGAAGCGCTCGGGTACCGCCTCCCGGAGGTCGGCAAGCCTCTCGGGAACTATGTCCAGAGTGTCAGGTCCGGCAATCTGCTGTTCATCTCGGGCAAGCTCCCGAAGGAGAACGGCCGCCTCAAGTATCCCGGGAAGATCGGACGCGAGGTCACGGTCGAGCAGGGGAAAGAGGCCGCGCGCCTCGCAGGGCTGAGCGTCCTCGCGACCGCCAAGCAGTCGGTCGAGGACCTGGATCGGATCAAGCGGGTGGTCCAGATCGTCGGCCACGTCGCGGCGGCGCCGGGGTTCCTCGATGCGTTCGACGTCATCGAGGGAGCCTCGGAGGTGTTCGTGAAGGTGTTCGGCGAGCGCGGCAAGCACACCCGCCTCAGCCTGGGCGTTTCCGAGCTGCCCCAGAACGCCTGCCTGGAGCTGCAGGCGATTCTGGAAGTGGAATAG